Proteins from one Listeria weihenstephanensis genomic window:
- the crcB gene encoding fluoride efflux transporter CrcB: MKRFLMIGVAGMAGALCRYFVGMGIGVFGGADFPLGTLIVNLSGCFVLGFFTTYLFRLTILNTDLVIAIGTGFLGAYTTFSTFSLETVRLFESGDAILAVTYLGLSFLGGNLLAWLGFTLGERRFVRKREAVKEGDL; encoded by the coding sequence ATGAAGCGGTTTTTGATGATTGGTGTTGCGGGAATGGCGGGGGCTTTGTGTCGCTATTTTGTTGGAATGGGGATCGGTGTTTTTGGGGGAGCTGATTTTCCGCTGGGAACGTTGATTGTGAATTTGAGTGGGTGTTTTGTGCTTGGATTTTTCACGACATATTTGTTTCGATTGACGATTTTGAATACGGATTTGGTAATTGCGATTGGAACGGGATTTTTGGGCGCGTATACGACTTTTTCGACATTTAGTTTGGAAACGGTGCGGCTTTTTGAGTCGGGAGATGCGATATTGGCGGTTACATATTTAGGACTTAGTTTTCTTGGCGGGAACTTGTTGGCTTGGCTTGGTTTCACGCTCGGTGAACGGCGATTCGTGCGCAAAAGAGAAGCGGTCAAGGAGGGCGATTTGTGA
- the crcB gene encoding fluoride efflux transporter CrcB → MWMDVISIAIGAFFGANARYWLSTWIKSRVKWDFPMATLIINSAGAFVLGFVVQLQLSFDWNLLLTTGFLGAFTTFSTFKLESVQLHAERKWKKVILYQVVTYSAGLALVVAGMFLGSVL, encoded by the coding sequence ATGTGGATGGACGTGATTTCCATTGCGATTGGTGCTTTCTTTGGGGCAAATGCGCGATACTGGCTGTCAACTTGGATAAAAAGCCGTGTAAAATGGGATTTTCCGATGGCGACGTTGATTATTAATTCGGCGGGAGCATTTGTGTTGGGCTTTGTCGTGCAGTTGCAGCTGTCGTTTGATTGGAATTTGCTTTTGACGACGGGATTTTTAGGGGCGTTTACGACTTTTTCGACGTTTAAATTGGAAAGTGTGCAGTTACATGCCGAGCGAAAGTGGAAAAAGGTGATTTTGTACCAAGTGGTGACGTATTCGGCGGGATTGGCTCTGGTCGTTGCGGGGATGTTTTTGGGTTCGGTGTTATAG
- a CDS encoding sigma-70 family RNA polymerase sigma factor, protein MSDAEIVDLLRAKSFEGLEKLIDVYGTTIFWQIRKILNHSAEYEYVTEVENDVFLAIWEKIGQFDAELASFKTWLIQIARNKALDRKRRVIRELKRPLVLDEGFAEDRYFTEEVFLDLVAGLDDLDQLIFLKKFFYEDSGEEIAEDLGISRDVVYARVSRGKKKLRALYKEEGEHEKSI, encoded by the coding sequence ATGTCGGATGCTGAAATTGTTGATTTGCTGCGGGCGAAGAGTTTTGAGGGGCTGGAGAAATTGATTGATGTGTATGGGACGACGATTTTTTGGCAGATTCGCAAAATATTGAATCATTCTGCGGAGTATGAGTATGTCACGGAAGTGGAGAATGATGTTTTCTTGGCGATTTGGGAGAAAATTGGACAGTTTGACGCGGAGTTGGCGTCGTTTAAAACGTGGTTGATTCAGATTGCGCGGAATAAGGCGCTAGACCGGAAGCGACGTGTGATTCGGGAGTTGAAGAGGCCGCTCGTTTTGGATGAGGGGTTTGCGGAGGATCGGTATTTTACGGAGGAAGTATTTTTGGATTTGGTGGCTGGGTTGGATGATTTGGATCAGTTGATTTTCTTGAAAAAGTTCTTTTATGAGGATTCTGGTGAGGAAATTGCGGAGGACTTGGGGATTTCGCGGGACGTTGTGTATGCGCGGGTTTCGCGTGGGAAAAAGAAATTGAGAGCGTTATATAAGGAGGAGGGAGAGCATGAAAAATCAATTTAA
- a CDS encoding pectate lyase-like adhesive domain-containing protein has translation MMKKRMKISFVVLLIFTITMVGPINSAGLGNWFATGVSAGTGLTLVVDKPKQEEKRQFGLKLTDETAISSSDDPPSEDSDVADFVEIAIPVGMVLDVEATQMRDAGTDAGTLTYDKETGVARVTWNSEATERVYELMLTAEKAQVYELQAVTSDVNGTEVKSNTMVITVDPVQEEVAPEPEVEKEQQVVPVTPKAKVAETPVGRADIGTVDVSTLTDFHNAMMNKDISTINVLADINYAAFSAADASPTNTSASYQRMPERPLTVNGNGHTIDFRNQSYAPYDNYSLPKVVTFNDLNTYGTNYYGFYTDNSAGGTSATNKIVYNNVNYRGSQAIHAPATTTQISGKSSFAQTNSYVSPFDGVSYTTLANQTTFAVGDMNILEGADVKVTNESSGAMYIFTGGTVDIAENSVLDIYTSGTNSTVSDSTLSGIFSYGNINVRNGATLKMDNAVPAAGKTAIGGIWMNAGEFNVSNNATVDIKARGAMYYGSPFYVYGAGVLNVSDDAVFKLEATDTGTSTQDVFSTGTGTILIGKDGVFDVSSDGTGRLGRTVWMIILILIGTRCLM, from the coding sequence ATGATGAAGAAGAGAATGAAGATTTCGTTTGTTGTTCTTTTGATATTTACGATAACAATGGTTGGACCTATAAATAGTGCGGGACTTGGAAATTGGTTTGCAACGGGGGTGTCTGCTGGAACGGGATTGACGCTTGTTGTGGATAAGCCGAAGCAAGAGGAGAAGCGCCAGTTTGGGTTGAAATTGACGGATGAGACGGCGATTAGTTCTTCTGATGACCCGCCAAGTGAGGATTCGGATGTTGCGGATTTTGTTGAGATCGCGATTCCTGTTGGTATGGTTTTAGATGTGGAAGCGACGCAAATGCGTGATGCGGGAACGGATGCTGGGACTTTGACGTATGATAAGGAGACGGGTGTTGCTCGTGTGACTTGGAATAGTGAGGCGACTGAACGTGTTTATGAGCTGATGTTGACGGCGGAAAAAGCGCAAGTTTATGAGCTTCAAGCTGTGACATCTGATGTGAATGGGACAGAAGTGAAGTCCAATACTATGGTGATAACGGTTGATCCTGTTCAGGAGGAAGTAGCGCCAGAACCTGAGGTAGAAAAAGAGCAGCAAGTTGTTCCAGTGACTCCGAAAGCAAAAGTTGCTGAAACTCCAGTTGGACGTGCGGATATTGGTACTGTTGATGTGAGCACGTTGACGGATTTTCATAATGCGATGATGAATAAAGATATTTCGACGATTAACGTTTTAGCGGATATAAATTATGCGGCATTTTCTGCGGCGGATGCGAGTCCGACCAATACGAGTGCTTCTTATCAAAGGATGCCAGAGCGTCCGCTTACGGTGAACGGGAATGGGCATACGATTGATTTTAGAAACCAGTCTTATGCGCCGTACGACAATTATTCTTTGCCAAAAGTAGTGACATTTAATGACTTAAACACATATGGAACCAATTATTATGGATTTTACACGGATAATTCTGCGGGTGGAACGAGTGCCACGAATAAAATTGTGTATAATAATGTGAACTATCGTGGTTCTCAAGCGATTCATGCCCCAGCAACGACGACGCAAATTTCTGGGAAATCTTCTTTTGCGCAGACGAATAGTTATGTCAGTCCTTTTGATGGTGTGAGTTATACGACGCTTGCGAATCAGACGACATTCGCGGTGGGTGATATGAATATATTGGAAGGCGCGGACGTGAAGGTAACGAATGAGTCTAGTGGTGCGATGTATATTTTCACTGGTGGAACGGTAGATATTGCGGAGAACTCGGTTTTGGATATTTATACGTCTGGAACGAATTCTACGGTATCGGATAGTACGCTCTCAGGAATTTTTAGTTATGGGAATATTAATGTTCGGAATGGCGCGACGCTGAAGATGGATAATGCGGTTCCAGCGGCGGGTAAGACGGCTATTGGCGGGATTTGGATGAACGCTGGTGAGTTTAATGTGTCGAATAATGCGACGGTAGATATTAAAGCGCGTGGTGCGATGTATTATGGTAGTCCGTTTTATGTATATGGTGCTGGAGTTCTGAATGTTAGTGATGACGCGGTGTTTAAGTTGGAGGCAACGGATACTGGGACGTCTACGCAGGATGTTTTCAGTACGGGAACTGGTACGATTTTGATTGGTAAAGATGGCGTGTTTGATGTTAGCTCGGATGGAACGGGAAGACTTGGACGGACGGTTTGGATGATAATTCTGATTTTAATTGGAACCCGATGTTTAATGTAA
- a CDS encoding Ig-like domain-containing protein, which yields MFNVKVTYSAANVTAVTGQSVSIFTRNSFVTNFRSQNFKRILFEGIPDVEVTIGNLSDNEERENSHVITGKANAGAVVQLSGDPGIPAGTIASPNEEDKTTKFHVIADQDGNYRYELPAGKFLTAGNTVKTYAFLNGKDASVQTVVQDGTAPDAPILEAIADKSMVISGEAETGTTVTIYDAADDSEFLSGVTDGNGDFKITIPADKRPLIPNKIYYAMAKDTIGNASVASNQITVADTTAPTADVIRQFVTLGDNFTTNPKNLLENVADNAGNGDDNISYAITEVPDVSKIGYTTATVMLTDKAGNAAEFVIPVFVQDNDSVKNENFFLHASDFTVATADVPTTQAGIKDMVLEMANVQAYLISTGANAMDSVEITGLEGITPKTGKYNVKLKLDSLERDITVTVLAGTLQFKSATPEISFGTAAISSREQFLKPKDEVKLTVEDRRSAGTNWKLMAELETPFATADGKELVNSLFVRKFEDGNAILTPLNSVASEVFTNTTGLDGVTEVNLNEADSSELVLNVRPGTARANQEYSTTINWTLEDAP from the coding sequence ATGTTTAATGTAAAGGTCACGTATAGTGCTGCAAACGTGACGGCGGTAACGGGCCAATCGGTTAGTATATTTACTAGGAATAGTTTTGTAACCAATTTTAGATCGCAAAATTTTAAACGTATCCTGTTTGAAGGAATTCCGGATGTGGAAGTAACGATCGGGAATTTGAGTGATAATGAGGAGCGTGAAAATAGTCATGTGATTACGGGTAAAGCCAATGCAGGAGCGGTTGTGCAACTTTCTGGTGATCCTGGGATTCCTGCTGGGACGATTGCTTCGCCGAACGAGGAAGATAAGACGACGAAGTTTCATGTGATTGCTGATCAGGATGGAAACTACCGCTATGAGTTGCCTGCGGGTAAATTTTTGACAGCGGGAAACACGGTTAAAACGTATGCTTTCTTGAACGGGAAGGATGCTTCGGTGCAGACGGTCGTCCAAGATGGTACGGCTCCTGATGCGCCAATTTTAGAGGCGATTGCTGATAAGAGTATGGTAATTAGTGGTGAAGCTGAAACTGGAACAACGGTTACGATTTATGATGCGGCGGATGATAGTGAATTTTTGAGTGGTGTGACCGATGGAAATGGGGATTTTAAGATCACAATTCCTGCTGATAAGCGCCCGCTGATTCCGAATAAGATATATTATGCAATGGCAAAAGATACAATTGGAAATGCGAGTGTGGCTTCAAACCAGATTACGGTTGCGGACACGACGGCTCCAACGGCGGATGTGATTCGCCAGTTTGTAACGCTGGGCGATAACTTCACGACGAATCCGAAGAACTTACTTGAAAATGTAGCTGATAATGCTGGAAACGGCGATGATAATATTAGTTATGCTATTACAGAAGTACCGGATGTTTCTAAAATTGGGTACACGACGGCGACGGTAATGTTGACGGACAAGGCTGGAAATGCCGCAGAGTTTGTGATTCCGGTTTTTGTACAAGATAATGATTCTGTTAAAAATGAGAATTTCTTTTTACATGCAAGTGATTTCACGGTAGCAACGGCGGATGTGCCAACAACACAAGCTGGAATCAAGGATATGGTTTTAGAGATGGCAAACGTTCAGGCATATCTAATTTCAACGGGAGCAAACGCGATGGATTCTGTTGAAATCACTGGCTTGGAAGGGATTACACCAAAGACTGGCAAGTATAATGTGAAGCTGAAATTGGATTCGTTAGAGCGCGATATTACTGTGACAGTGCTTGCGGGAACGTTACAATTCAAATCGGCGACACCTGAAATTTCGTTTGGAACGGCTGCGATTAGTTCGCGTGAGCAGTTTTTGAAGCCAAAAGATGAGGTGAAATTGACTGTGGAAGATAGGCGTTCGGCAGGTACGAATTGGAAGTTGATGGCTGAACTTGAGACACCTTTTGCAACGGCTGACGGGAAAGAATTGGTCAACAGCTTGTTTGTTCGCAAGTTTGAAGATGGGAATGCAATTTTAACACCATTGAACAGCGTAGCAAGCGAAGTTTTCACGAATACAACAGGTTTGGATGGCGTGACGGAAGTGAATCTAAATGAGGCGGATAGTTCGGAATTAGTGTTGAACGTTCGCCCAGGTACAGCGCGTGCGAATCAAGAATACAGCACAACGATTAATTGGACATTAGAAGATGCACCGTGA
- a CDS encoding sensor histidine kinase, whose amino-acid sequence MVKKLKAIGSSCMVGVFFILSNLASYTTFTWLKGVYNFSWPTIWEQATIAAGGLTLMVLIGFILSRFFFRHERAYFKIFGAVLEEIGRGNFQISEQLRPLQRMDDGNIRDTVLQVEKMAEQLGEMETMRQDFIANVSHEIQSPLTSISGFTKLLQDNSLTAEKRTHYLEIIQAETSRLSKISENLLKLTALEKNDYQLNPTEFRLDYQIRDMILTAEPQWQTKNLDVIVDLAPTKFYGDESLLYQVWQNLFHNAIKFTPENGTIHVTLSQNKEGQNEVTFQDSGIGISEEDQLRIFERFYKADLSRQAKIGGSGLGLSIVKRIADLHEMTIKVSSREGQGSKIMLQLPNK is encoded by the coding sequence ATGGTCAAAAAACTAAAAGCAATTGGCAGCAGTTGCATGGTTGGTGTCTTTTTCATCCTATCAAATTTAGCTTCATATACCACCTTCACTTGGCTAAAAGGGGTATATAACTTCTCCTGGCCAACCATTTGGGAACAAGCAACGATTGCAGCTGGCGGTCTCACATTAATGGTGCTGATCGGATTTATCCTTAGTCGCTTCTTTTTCCGACATGAAAGAGCCTATTTCAAAATATTCGGCGCTGTCCTAGAAGAAATTGGACGCGGAAATTTCCAGATCAGTGAACAACTGCGCCCGTTACAACGAATGGATGACGGTAATATTCGCGACACCGTTTTACAAGTCGAGAAAATGGCCGAGCAGCTTGGGGAAATGGAGACCATGCGGCAGGACTTCATCGCCAACGTTTCCCACGAGATCCAATCGCCACTTACATCGATTTCTGGCTTCACCAAATTGCTCCAAGACAACAGTTTAACCGCCGAAAAACGGACACATTACCTCGAAATAATCCAAGCAGAAACGAGCAGACTCTCCAAAATCAGCGAGAACCTACTCAAATTAACTGCTTTAGAAAAAAATGATTATCAACTAAACCCCACCGAATTCAGGCTTGATTACCAGATTCGCGATATGATTCTTACCGCCGAGCCACAATGGCAAACCAAGAATCTTGACGTTATCGTTGACCTCGCGCCCACTAAATTTTATGGTGATGAATCCTTGCTTTATCAAGTATGGCAAAACCTTTTTCATAACGCGATCAAGTTCACACCAGAAAACGGGACGATTCATGTGACACTCAGCCAAAATAAAGAGGGGCAAAACGAAGTCACTTTTCAAGATAGCGGTATTGGGATATCAGAAGAAGATCAATTACGCATTTTTGAACGTTTTTACAAAGCCGACCTCTCACGCCAAGCGAAAATCGGCGGCAGTGGGCTCGGGCTCTCGATCGTGAAAAGGATTGCGGATCTGCATGAAATGACAATAAAAGTGAGCAGTAGAGAAGGCCAAGGAAGTAAAATCATGTTACAATTGCCGAATAAATAG
- a CDS encoding response regulator transcription factor: MNRILMVDDDSHIRELVTIFLEQEGFTVFNAEDGIDALTILEKTTVDLAIVDIMMPNMDGWELCSAIKNFQEIPVIFLTARGEIEQKIKGFSLGADDYVVKPFAPEELVARIRVLLKRYQILATQEIRIGNIALNEKEMLVMIQNRSVTLPLKEFQLLFRLAGYPDKTFSREQLIEEIWGYDYEGDERTVDVHIKRLREKFPTEISGFSIRTIRGLGYRLEEA; encoded by the coding sequence ATGAATCGTATTTTGATGGTAGATGATGATAGTCATATTCGCGAACTCGTGACGATATTTTTGGAGCAAGAAGGCTTCACTGTTTTTAACGCGGAGGACGGGATCGACGCGCTAACCATACTAGAAAAAACAACCGTGGATTTGGCGATTGTTGATATCATGATGCCGAATATGGATGGTTGGGAACTTTGTAGCGCGATTAAAAATTTTCAAGAGATTCCCGTCATTTTCCTTACTGCCCGCGGGGAAATCGAGCAAAAAATTAAAGGTTTCAGCCTTGGTGCTGATGACTATGTGGTTAAACCATTCGCACCCGAAGAGCTTGTCGCCAGGATTCGCGTTCTTCTAAAACGCTATCAAATACTTGCAACACAGGAAATTCGGATTGGTAACATCGCACTTAACGAAAAAGAAATGCTCGTCATGATCCAAAACCGTTCCGTCACATTACCATTAAAAGAATTCCAACTCCTATTTCGACTTGCCGGTTATCCCGATAAAACTTTTTCCCGAGAACAGCTTATCGAAGAAATCTGGGGCTACGATTATGAAGGCGACGAACGGACCGTAGATGTTCATATTAAACGCCTCCGAGAAAAATTCCCCACTGAGATATCCGGTTTTTCGATACGTACTATTCGTGGTCTCGGCTATCGCTTGGAGGAAGCATAA
- a CDS encoding ABC transporter ATP-binding protein, translating into MKKKKEKSSYSWRKFFQLLISTRPSKAVIIGGFLASLVTTGAGLLIPLFTKNLIDGFSPSSLSWQLIVTIVAVFILQAVTNGFAIFLLNLMGQKMVASMREKLWKKTLNLPVSYFDNTKSGEMVSRMVNDTIVIKELIADSLPQFVTGIISVIGSLIILFIMDWKMTLLLLIAVPVTALIIAPLGQKMFKISRGMQKETANFTGSISQTLSEVRLVKSSNAETKEITDGTSGINRLFKFGVREAKITAIIGPLMLFVVMGVIVGIIGYGGIRVAAGTLSTGTLIAFLLYLFQIIVPVTSFVTFFTQLQKSKGATERISEILDHEEENIYEGANVDVSGKKITAKNLFFSYNEDEPILQDISFETRPGEVIAFAGPSGGGKSTLFAILERYYKSNSGEILIDDQPLDDISIHSWRSQIGYVSQESAMLSGTIRENLCYGLDAEFSDDELWAVTKLAYADTFIAKLPNQLDTEVGERGVKLSGGQRQRIAIARAFLRNPKILMLDEATASLDSQSERIVQQALANLMEGRTTFVIAHRLSTIVNANQILFIEHGEITGRGTHSELVASHPLYATFAEQQLT; encoded by the coding sequence ATGAAAAAGAAAAAAGAGAAATCATCTTATAGTTGGCGCAAATTTTTCCAACTACTTATCTCCACTAGACCTTCAAAAGCTGTCATCATCGGTGGCTTTTTAGCAAGTTTAGTCACAACCGGAGCAGGATTGCTGATTCCACTATTCACGAAGAACCTGATCGACGGATTCTCGCCTTCCTCACTCAGCTGGCAGTTAATCGTAACGATCGTCGCCGTCTTTATTCTTCAAGCCGTGACAAATGGTTTTGCGATTTTCTTACTTAATTTGATGGGCCAAAAAATGGTCGCTTCGATGCGTGAGAAGCTATGGAAAAAGACGCTGAATTTGCCTGTTTCTTATTTTGATAATACGAAATCTGGTGAAATGGTCAGTCGGATGGTCAATGATACGATCGTTATTAAAGAACTAATCGCTGACAGCTTGCCGCAATTTGTAACTGGTATTATTTCCGTTATCGGCTCGCTCATCATTCTGTTCATAATGGACTGGAAAATGACGTTGCTACTACTCATCGCTGTTCCGGTTACAGCTTTAATCATTGCTCCACTGGGTCAAAAAATGTTTAAAATATCTCGTGGTATGCAAAAAGAAACAGCTAATTTCACTGGCTCTATTAGCCAAACGTTGTCTGAAGTTCGTCTTGTGAAATCATCAAATGCCGAAACAAAAGAAATTACGGACGGTACATCTGGCATTAATCGTTTGTTTAAATTCGGTGTTCGTGAGGCAAAAATCACTGCCATCATCGGACCTTTGATGCTATTCGTTGTTATGGGGGTTATCGTTGGAATCATTGGCTACGGCGGAATTCGTGTCGCTGCTGGTACACTTTCCACTGGGACACTGATCGCTTTCTTGCTTTACTTATTCCAAATCATTGTTCCTGTAACTTCGTTCGTCACTTTCTTCACACAACTCCAAAAATCAAAAGGTGCAACAGAACGTATCTCAGAAATTTTGGATCACGAGGAAGAAAACATTTACGAAGGCGCGAATGTTGATGTTAGTGGTAAGAAAATCACTGCAAAAAATCTCTTTTTCTCCTATAATGAAGATGAGCCAATTTTGCAAGATATTTCTTTTGAAACAAGACCTGGTGAGGTAATCGCCTTCGCTGGACCGAGTGGTGGCGGTAAATCGACCTTGTTCGCCATTCTAGAGCGTTACTATAAATCGAATTCTGGTGAGATTTTGATTGATGACCAGCCGCTTGATGATATTTCGATTCATTCTTGGCGCAGTCAGATCGGCTATGTATCTCAGGAAAGCGCGATGCTATCTGGTACAATCCGCGAGAATTTATGTTATGGTTTAGATGCCGAGTTCAGTGATGATGAGCTTTGGGCGGTGACTAAACTTGCTTATGCCGATACTTTTATTGCAAAATTACCAAACCAACTGGATACTGAGGTTGGCGAACGTGGCGTGAAACTTTCCGGCGGTCAACGTCAACGGATCGCGATTGCCCGTGCTTTCCTTCGTAATCCTAAAATTCTGATGCTGGATGAGGCTACTGCTAGTTTAGATAGCCAATCTGAGCGTATTGTACAACAAGCGTTGGCGAACTTGATGGAAGGTCGGACAACATTCGTGATTGCCCATCGCCTTTCTACGATTGTGAACGCGAATCAAATTCTATTTATTGAACACGGCGAAATCACTGGTCGTGGAACACATAGCGAACTTGTGGCGAGCCACCCACTTTACGCAACGTTCGCAGAGCAACAATTGACTTAA
- a CDS encoding Crp/Fnr family transcriptional regulator, producing the protein MLFLKEGKSNITVAKLIERCFDHPKFNDYCSVTRQKKGDILRCKEGNDFKIYFILSGIYGSVIEDEKPKGGITRFLGKHDSFGLYHLYYDAWEPNILLQSLGHGEVMEVESTFLFSILDQEEENGFFMIQYLADELREAQYFSKLSFLKKEERIRKALLKCGLEFGTLSDQGIILPRQITQEVIARYTNTSREYVAHTVMKLIEDEIIRNRPKPLLILDRKRL; encoded by the coding sequence ATGCTATTTCTAAAAGAAGGAAAGTCGAATATCACTGTTGCAAAATTAATTGAACGCTGCTTTGATCACCCAAAATTTAATGATTACTGCTCAGTTACCCGCCAGAAAAAGGGCGACATATTAAGATGCAAAGAGGGCAATGATTTCAAGATTTATTTTATTTTGAGTGGTATCTATGGTTCCGTTATAGAAGATGAAAAACCAAAAGGCGGGATTACGCGTTTCCTTGGAAAGCATGATAGTTTCGGTTTATACCACTTGTATTACGATGCATGGGAGCCCAATATTTTGTTACAAAGCTTAGGACATGGCGAGGTTATGGAAGTAGAAAGTACTTTCTTATTTTCGATTCTGGATCAAGAAGAAGAGAATGGTTTCTTCATGATTCAATATTTGGCAGATGAGCTACGGGAAGCTCAATATTTCTCCAAACTCAGCTTTTTGAAGAAAGAAGAACGAATCAGAAAAGCGTTACTTAAATGTGGTCTTGAATTCGGGACGCTATCCGATCAAGGGATTATTTTGCCGCGTCAAATCACACAAGAAGTGATCGCGAGGTACACAAATACATCACGCGAGTACGTAGCCCACACCGTGATGAAATTGATTGAAGATGAAATTATTCGTAATCGCCCAAAGCCACTACTTATTTTAGATCGAAAAAGATTATAA